The following are from one region of the Vibrio parahaemolyticus genome:
- a CDS encoding Ig-like domain-containing protein, producing MIDKLRMNKHALNKGIFFLLVLFLFLQNIQYAKAAGSSIGQQDTLVMLLNFKENPNDQPITSEEAHALVFGEVNDFYQENSYGKTWLSGQVAGWYTLPVSNQVCDYPSVQAEADKMARADGVVLEDYQRIIYIMTQSGCAGGGSATTGKTFPSRAYIDGTLSARVIAHEFGHNLGLSHAKALDCGDASVSNNCSVIEYGDSYDVMGTPDMGYINTYYKERMGWLNDAESPNILTATQDGLYEIAEYETQDITQNIALKIPRGVNPNTGLKEWFYVEYRQAMGYDQFLDDRSYMLFRGDVTDGVIVRLVEEGAEESYILHMKPNSDYSQVYGRKDWKDTALPVGDSFTDPVSGLTINLASAANGFAGVNLSFGGSVTPSVCEMSAPSVSVKATSDTQVNAGDTVEYQLTVTNTANDVCGTIRFDVSAQVESGWQASSQSISLASGESSMATIAVTSALSATSGDYPVTFNVVNTKDEAYNVAKQATYAVAEQQTGSGDVVAVDDNVQMSKVSTVSINVLGNDIIADGVSVEISAMSAPSKGTVKLLSDGSIQYTPAKRFKNQDSFSYTITSGNVTSTAMVTVALQSSPDSGGSSPGKGKNK from the coding sequence GTGATTGATAAACTCCGCATGAATAAGCACGCCCTAAATAAAGGGATCTTTTTCTTACTCGTCTTATTTCTATTTCTACAAAATATCCAGTACGCCAAAGCTGCAGGCAGTTCAATAGGCCAACAAGATACGTTGGTGATGCTATTGAATTTCAAAGAGAATCCTAACGATCAACCGATCACGTCAGAAGAGGCGCACGCGTTAGTATTTGGTGAAGTTAACGATTTTTACCAAGAAAACTCCTACGGCAAGACATGGCTAAGTGGTCAAGTTGCAGGTTGGTACACATTGCCTGTATCGAATCAGGTGTGTGATTATCCTTCGGTTCAAGCGGAAGCGGATAAAATGGCGCGTGCTGATGGCGTAGTGCTTGAGGATTATCAGCGCATCATTTACATCATGACGCAATCAGGTTGTGCTGGTGGTGGTTCTGCAACAACAGGGAAAACGTTCCCGAGTCGTGCATACATAGATGGCACGCTGTCAGCAAGAGTGATTGCACATGAATTCGGGCACAACCTTGGTTTGAGCCACGCTAAGGCGTTGGATTGTGGCGATGCGTCGGTATCGAACAACTGTAGCGTAATTGAATACGGCGACTCGTACGATGTTATGGGTACTCCTGATATGGGTTACATCAATACGTACTACAAAGAACGTATGGGATGGTTGAATGATGCCGAATCACCAAACATTCTTACGGCAACTCAAGATGGTTTGTATGAAATCGCAGAGTACGAAACCCAAGACATAACACAAAACATCGCTTTAAAAATACCTCGCGGTGTGAACCCTAATACTGGCTTGAAGGAGTGGTTCTATGTCGAATATCGTCAAGCGATGGGTTATGACCAGTTTTTAGATGACCGCTCTTATATGCTGTTTCGTGGTGATGTGACGGACGGTGTGATTGTTCGTTTAGTCGAAGAAGGCGCGGAAGAAAGTTACATTCTGCACATGAAGCCAAATTCGGATTACAGCCAAGTTTATGGCCGAAAGGATTGGAAAGATACTGCGCTACCAGTGGGTGACAGTTTCACCGATCCAGTTTCTGGTCTCACGATTAATCTTGCGAGTGCAGCCAATGGTTTTGCCGGTGTGAACTTATCGTTTGGTGGTTCGGTAACTCCAAGCGTTTGCGAGATGTCTGCGCCAAGTGTGTCTGTGAAAGCGACGTCTGATACACAAGTTAATGCTGGCGACACGGTTGAATATCAACTGACGGTAACAAATACGGCGAATGACGTTTGTGGCACGATTCGTTTTGATGTGTCTGCTCAAGTAGAGAGTGGTTGGCAAGCGAGCTCTCAATCTATTTCCCTTGCCTCTGGCGAATCTAGCATGGCTACCATCGCGGTGACTTCTGCTCTAAGTGCAACCTCTGGTGACTACCCTGTGACGTTTAATGTGGTAAACACGAAAGATGAGGCTTACAACGTGGCTAAACAAGCAACGTATGCCGTTGCTGAGCAGCAAACGGGCAGTGGTGATGTAGTGGCGGTTGACGATAACGTTCAGATGAGCAAAGTTTCAACGGTAAGCATTAATGTGTTGGGTAATGACATCATTGCTGATGGTGTGTCTGTCGAGATCTCAGCAATGAGCGCACCGAGTAAAGGAACGGTGAAGCTACTTTCTGATGGGAGTATCCAATACACGCCAGCGAAGCGATTCAAGAATCAAGACAGCTTTAGCTATACGATCACCAGCGGTAATGTTACGTCGACGGCAATGGTGACTGTGGCGCTGCAATCATCTCCTGATTCTGGCGGATCTTCACCTGGCAAAGGTAAGAACAAATAA